A section of the Lineus longissimus chromosome 1, tnLinLong1.2, whole genome shotgun sequence genome encodes:
- the LOC135486161 gene encoding protein HID1-like isoform X1, which yields MGNSDSKLNFRKAVIQLTTKTQPVEAGDEAFWNQFWSETVTSVQDVFTLIPAAEIRALREESPSNLATLCYKAVEKLVQASEGACGTYKEQQTVLNCVRLLTRILPYIFEDPDWRGFFWSTMPGQSNEEHVENESAPLAQSLLTALADLLFCPDFSVASAKKAGPDNPEDISTIDSCEYIWESGVGFAHSPHHNGYHEQNRSEILKLLLTCFSETMYLPPVADAHIHSNQWISHFTSTENRHALPLFTSLLNIVCAYDPVGYGVPYNHLMFSDFREPLVETALQVLCVMMENDSNNIGGEQTPQSPGLEHSDSHSEAGGPDNLFVNYLSRIHREEDFSFILSGITRLLNNPLIQTYLPGSTKKIQFHQELLVLFWKMCDINKKFMFYVLKSSDVLDILVPILYHLNDARADQSRVGLMHIGVFILLLLSGERNFGVRLNKPYNVRIPMDIPVFTGTHADFLIIVFHKIITTGHQRLQPLFDCLLTIVVNVSPYLKTLSMVASTKLLHLLEAFSTPWFLYASPTNHHLVFFLLEVFNNIIQYQFDGNANLVYTIIRKRNVFHQLANLPTDHSAIAKAVTKRGKKFGTHQTPDGSAEPPTMEGALPATDAEPGTLKATLLATPGIEKMTETSTATAHRLSPEHEAGPTVAGAAVAAVHSSSARKEDSENSTPEKVTLRDIAEGARKDRMDFSGTESGSDGQRESEMPVKLTKQQSMPTPPQSPSPTHSASSEYSRPPMRKSASSSNAAGSWVATPDWVMSWKQKLPLQTIMRLLQVLVPQVEKICIDKGLTDESEILKFLQHGTLVGLLPVPHPILIRKYQANSGTTMWFRTYMWGVIYLRNVDPPIWYDTDVKLFEIQRV from the exons ATGGGAAATTCTGATTCTAAATTAAATTTTCGCAAGGCTGTGATTCAACTTACCACTAAGACACAG CCAGTGGAAGCCGGAGATGAAGCTTTCTGGAACCAGTTTTGGTCGGAGACGGTCACGTCTGTCCAAGATGTGTTCACGCTCATCCCAGCTGCAGAGATCCGAGCGTTGAGGGAGGAGTCGCCCTCAAATCTTGCCACGCTCTGTTATAAAGCAGTGGAGAAGTTGGTGCAAGCTTCAGAAGGAGCATGTGGCACATACAAAGAACAACAAACAG TTTTGAACTGTGTGCGGTTGTTGACCCGAATCTTGCCATACATCTTTGAAGATCCAGACTGGAGGGGGTTCTTCTGGTCAACTATGCCTGGCCAATCAAACGAGGAGCATGTTGAG AATGAAAGTGCACCGTTGGCTCAGTCGCTTCTAACAGCTTTGGcg GATCTTTTGTTCTGCCCTGACTTTTCGGTTGCATCAGCCAAAAAGGCTGGCCCA GATAACCCTGAGGATATCTCAACCATAGACAGCTGTGAATATATCTGGGAATCGGGGGTAGGATTCGCACATTCCCCGCACCACAATGGCTACCACGAACAGAACCGATCTGAAATCCTTAAGCTTCTTTTGACGTGCTTCTCTGAAACTATGTACCTGCCCCCTGTCG CTGATGCACACATTCATTCCAACCAGTGGATCTCTCATTTCACCTCCACAGAAAATAG GCATGCCCTGCCACTCTTCACTTCATTGCTGAACATCGTGTGTGCCTACGATCCGGTTGGCTATGGCGTGCCCTACAATCACTTGATGTTCTCCGACTTCCGAGAGCCATTGGTGGAGACGGCTCTCCAGGTTCTGTGTGTGATGATGGAGAATGATTCGAACAACATTGGTGGAGAACAGACTCCTCAGAGTCCTGGCTTGGAGCATAGTGATTCGCATAGTGAG GCTGGCGGACCTGATAATCTGTTTGTCAACTATCTGTCGAGAATTCATCGAGAGGAGGACTTCTCTTTCATTCTGAGCGGTATCACGCGTCTGTTGAACAATCCCCTGATTCAGACCTATTTGCCAGGATCCACCAAGAAGATCCAATTCCACCAGGAGTTGTTGGTTCTCTTCTGGAAGATGTGTGACATAAACAAG AAATTCATGTTTTACGTGTTGAAGAGTAGTGATGTTCTCGATATCTTGGTTCCAATTCTCTATCACTTGAATGATGCCAGAGCTGATCAAT CTCGTGTTGGTCTGATGCATATTGGTGTCTTCATTCTTCTGTTACTGAGTGGGGAGAGGAACTTTGGTGTTCGGCTGAACAAGCCGTACAATGTGCGCATTCCTATGGACATTCCAGTTTTCACAGGAACTCATGCTGACTTCCTTATAATT GTATTCCACAAGATTATTACGACTGGTCACCAGAGACTGCAGCCACTCTTTGATTGTCTCCTTACTATTGTTGTTAATG TATCCCCGTATCTAAAGACTTTGTCTATGGTAGCCAGCACGAAACTACTTCATTTGTTGGAG GCCTTCAGCACTCCATGGTTCCTCTATGCTAGTCCTACAAATCATCATCTGGTGTTTTTCCTGCTTGAGGTCTTCAATAATATTATACAGTATCAGTTTGATG GTAATGCCAATCTCGTGTACACGATCATACGGAAGCGTAACGTGTTCCACCAGTTGGCCAATCTACCCACTGATCACAGCGCCATTGCCAAGGCTGTCACGAAGCGAGGAAAGAAGTTTGGTACTCATCAGACGCCAGATGGATCTGCTGAGCCGCCAACCATGGAAGGGGCTCTGCCGGCTACAGATGCTGAACCTGGCACTCTCAAGGCAACTTTGCTTGCTACGCCAG gtattgaaaaaatgacTGAGACATCAACTGCCACTGCACATCGACTGTCTCCCGAGCATGAAGCTGGCCCAACAGTGGCTGGTGCGGCTGTGGCTGCAGTGCACAGCAGCTCAGCCAGGAAAGAAGACAGCGAGAACAGCACTCCTGAGAAGGTAACGTTGAGGGACATCGCCGAGGGCGCAAGGAAAGATAGAATGGATTTCAGCGGGACTGAATCGGGTTCTGACGGCCAGAGAGAGTCTGAAATGCCAGTGAAATTGACTAAACAACAGAGCATG CCCACTCCACCACAAAGCCCATCGCCCACTCATTCAGCTTCATCAGAATACAGCCGACCACCAATGAGGAAGTCTGCCTCATCCAGCAATGCTGCAGGATCCTGGGTGGCCACCCCTGACTGG GTGATGTCGTGGAAACAGAAGTTGCCCCTACAGACTATAATGAGATTACTGCAGGTGTTGGTGCCGCAGGTTGAGAAGATCTGTATTGACAA GGGCCTGACTGATGAGAGCGAGATCCTGAAATTCCTCCAGCATGGTACACTCGTTGGACTGCTTCCAGTACCGCATCCCATCTTGATTAGAAAGTACCAGGCCAATAGCGGCACCACGATGTGGTTCAGGACCTACATGTGGGGAGTTATATACCTCAG AAATGTGGATCCACCGATCTGGTACGACACAGACGTGAAACTTTTTGAGATTCAACGTGTTTAA
- the LOC135498270 gene encoding translation machinery-associated protein 16-like encodes MPKAPKIKLGAQGKKAMHPNSRKAQQFSRQQHHELRVQKRMTEKGQKMNAQGEKLLWFQEQLDPAVDLYTLSEVGELIERYLHRFDEEVEQIEIKNSIGNRKNRQNASREDVIKHTIETERRDYNAGGIELPDLTRQNHLKTFREWTGEMRFVQNFKFRRITSQMVEKAAEKEEEMPLEDEEVKEGLEDYSDHEKDTENEKTDDT; translated from the exons ATG CCGAAGGCACCCAAGATCAAGCTAGGTGCCCAGGGTAAGAAGGCCATGCACCCGAATAGCAGAAAAGCCCAACAGTTTTCACGCCAACAGCACCATGAACTGAGAGTTCAGAA GAGAATGACAGAAAAAGGCCAGAAGATGAATGCACAGG GAGAAAAACTGCTATGGTTTCAAGAGCAGCTTGATCCAGCTGTAGATTTATACACCTTGTCAGAGGTTGGAGAATTAATTGAACG GTATCTGCATCGGTTTGACGAAGAGGTGGAACAGATAGAAATCAAGAATTCCATCGGCAACCGTAAAAATCGCCAGAATGCATCCAGGGAGGATGTCATTAAACATACAATCGAGACAGAGAGAAGAGACTACAACGCAGGCGGGATAG AACTCCCTGATCTGACGCGGCAGAATCATTTAAAGACTTTCAG GGAATGGACCGGTGAAATGCGATTTGTACAGAATTTCAAGTTTCGTCGAATCACatcacaaatggtcgaaaaaGCTGCAGAAAAGGAGGAAGAGATGCCATTGGAGGATGAGGAAGTGAAAGAAGGTTTAGAGGACTATTCTGATCATGAaaaagacactgaaaatgaaaagactGATGATACATAG
- the LOC135486161 gene encoding protein HID1-like isoform X2, protein MGNSDSKLNFRKAVIQLTTKTQPVEAGDEAFWNQFWSETVTSVQDVFTLIPAAEIRALREESPSNLATLCYKAVEKLVQASEGACGTYKEQQTVLNCVRLLTRILPYIFEDPDWRGFFWSTMPGQSNEEHVENESAPLAQSLLTALADLLFCPDFSVASAKKAGPDRPEDIQTIDSCEYIWEQGVGSVHSPSVSRHHDEARMEILTLILTCCSDCMYLAPNADAHIHSNQWISHFTSTENRHALPLFTSLLNIVCAYDPVGYGVPYNHLMFSDFREPLVETALQVLCVMMENDSNNIGGEQTPQSPGLEHSDSHSEAGGPDNLFVNYLSRIHREEDFSFILSGITRLLNNPLIQTYLPGSTKKIQFHQELLVLFWKMCDINKKFMFYVLKSSDVLDILVPILYHLNDARADQSRVGLMHIGVFILLLLSGERNFGVRLNKPYNVRIPMDIPVFTGTHADFLIIVFHKIITTGHQRLQPLFDCLLTIVVNVSPYLKTLSMVASTKLLHLLEAFSTPWFLYASPTNHHLVFFLLEVFNNIIQYQFDGNANLVYTIIRKRNVFHQLANLPTDHSAIAKAVTKRGKKFGTHQTPDGSAEPPTMEGALPATDAEPGTLKATLLATPGIEKMTETSTATAHRLSPEHEAGPTVAGAAVAAVHSSSARKEDSENSTPEKVTLRDIAEGARKDRMDFSGTESGSDGQRESEMPVKLTKQQSMPTPPQSPSPTHSASSEYSRPPMRKSASSSNAAGSWVATPDWVMSWKQKLPLQTIMRLLQVLVPQVEKICIDKGLTDESEILKFLQHGTLVGLLPVPHPILIRKYQANSGTTMWFRTYMWGVIYLRNVDPPIWYDTDVKLFEIQRV, encoded by the exons ATGGGAAATTCTGATTCTAAATTAAATTTTCGCAAGGCTGTGATTCAACTTACCACTAAGACACAG CCAGTGGAAGCCGGAGATGAAGCTTTCTGGAACCAGTTTTGGTCGGAGACGGTCACGTCTGTCCAAGATGTGTTCACGCTCATCCCAGCTGCAGAGATCCGAGCGTTGAGGGAGGAGTCGCCCTCAAATCTTGCCACGCTCTGTTATAAAGCAGTGGAGAAGTTGGTGCAAGCTTCAGAAGGAGCATGTGGCACATACAAAGAACAACAAACAG TTTTGAACTGTGTGCGGTTGTTGACCCGAATCTTGCCATACATCTTTGAAGATCCAGACTGGAGGGGGTTCTTCTGGTCAACTATGCCTGGCCAATCAAACGAGGAGCATGTTGAG AATGAAAGTGCACCGTTGGCTCAGTCGCTTCTAACAGCTTTGGcg GATCTTTTGTTCTGCCCTGACTTTTCGGTTGCATCAGCCAAAAAGGCTGGCCCA GATAGACCTGAGGATATACAAACGATAGACAGTTGCGAGTACATCTGGGAGCAGGGTGTCGGGTCGGTGCACTCTCCATCAGTCAGTCGACACCATGACGAGGCGCGTATGGAAATACTTACCCTGATATTGACGTGCTGTTCTGACTGCATGTACCTGGCGCCGAACG CTGATGCACACATTCATTCCAACCAGTGGATCTCTCATTTCACCTCCACAGAAAATAG GCATGCCCTGCCACTCTTCACTTCATTGCTGAACATCGTGTGTGCCTACGATCCGGTTGGCTATGGCGTGCCCTACAATCACTTGATGTTCTCCGACTTCCGAGAGCCATTGGTGGAGACGGCTCTCCAGGTTCTGTGTGTGATGATGGAGAATGATTCGAACAACATTGGTGGAGAACAGACTCCTCAGAGTCCTGGCTTGGAGCATAGTGATTCGCATAGTGAG GCTGGCGGACCTGATAATCTGTTTGTCAACTATCTGTCGAGAATTCATCGAGAGGAGGACTTCTCTTTCATTCTGAGCGGTATCACGCGTCTGTTGAACAATCCCCTGATTCAGACCTATTTGCCAGGATCCACCAAGAAGATCCAATTCCACCAGGAGTTGTTGGTTCTCTTCTGGAAGATGTGTGACATAAACAAG AAATTCATGTTTTACGTGTTGAAGAGTAGTGATGTTCTCGATATCTTGGTTCCAATTCTCTATCACTTGAATGATGCCAGAGCTGATCAAT CTCGTGTTGGTCTGATGCATATTGGTGTCTTCATTCTTCTGTTACTGAGTGGGGAGAGGAACTTTGGTGTTCGGCTGAACAAGCCGTACAATGTGCGCATTCCTATGGACATTCCAGTTTTCACAGGAACTCATGCTGACTTCCTTATAATT GTATTCCACAAGATTATTACGACTGGTCACCAGAGACTGCAGCCACTCTTTGATTGTCTCCTTACTATTGTTGTTAATG TATCCCCGTATCTAAAGACTTTGTCTATGGTAGCCAGCACGAAACTACTTCATTTGTTGGAG GCCTTCAGCACTCCATGGTTCCTCTATGCTAGTCCTACAAATCATCATCTGGTGTTTTTCCTGCTTGAGGTCTTCAATAATATTATACAGTATCAGTTTGATG GTAATGCCAATCTCGTGTACACGATCATACGGAAGCGTAACGTGTTCCACCAGTTGGCCAATCTACCCACTGATCACAGCGCCATTGCCAAGGCTGTCACGAAGCGAGGAAAGAAGTTTGGTACTCATCAGACGCCAGATGGATCTGCTGAGCCGCCAACCATGGAAGGGGCTCTGCCGGCTACAGATGCTGAACCTGGCACTCTCAAGGCAACTTTGCTTGCTACGCCAG gtattgaaaaaatgacTGAGACATCAACTGCCACTGCACATCGACTGTCTCCCGAGCATGAAGCTGGCCCAACAGTGGCTGGTGCGGCTGTGGCTGCAGTGCACAGCAGCTCAGCCAGGAAAGAAGACAGCGAGAACAGCACTCCTGAGAAGGTAACGTTGAGGGACATCGCCGAGGGCGCAAGGAAAGATAGAATGGATTTCAGCGGGACTGAATCGGGTTCTGACGGCCAGAGAGAGTCTGAAATGCCAGTGAAATTGACTAAACAACAGAGCATG CCCACTCCACCACAAAGCCCATCGCCCACTCATTCAGCTTCATCAGAATACAGCCGACCACCAATGAGGAAGTCTGCCTCATCCAGCAATGCTGCAGGATCCTGGGTGGCCACCCCTGACTGG GTGATGTCGTGGAAACAGAAGTTGCCCCTACAGACTATAATGAGATTACTGCAGGTGTTGGTGCCGCAGGTTGAGAAGATCTGTATTGACAA GGGCCTGACTGATGAGAGCGAGATCCTGAAATTCCTCCAGCATGGTACACTCGTTGGACTGCTTCCAGTACCGCATCCCATCTTGATTAGAAAGTACCAGGCCAATAGCGGCACCACGATGTGGTTCAGGACCTACATGTGGGGAGTTATATACCTCAG AAATGTGGATCCACCGATCTGGTACGACACAGACGTGAAACTTTTTGAGATTCAACGTGTTTAA